The sequence below is a genomic window from Thermus brockianus.
ACTGGGTGGCCTGGCGGGAGGGGGAGTGGAAGCCCACGTACGTCCTGCGGAAGGACCAGCGGGGGCGGTGGACCTGGTTCCTGGAGCCCTCCTTCCACCGGGCCCTCCTGGAGGAGGCCCTGGCCTACGCCGCCGAGGGGGACTGGAGGGCCCTCGTGGGCCACATGAAGGCCCTGGGGAACCTGCCCATGTTCAGCGGGGTGTGGAGCCAGGTCCAGGAGATCCGCCGCAGGGTGCAGAAGCTCTGGGGGGACCGGCACCTGCGGGATCCCTCGGGCCAATGGAAGGCCCCGCCCTGGCGGAAGGCCGTGGAGGCGTGGCCCAAGGCCCCCCTCTCCCCCATCGGGATGCGCCTCTACCCCGAGGAGCCTCCCCGGACCCTCGGGGAGTGGTGGGCGATGCACCGGAAGGGGGGTGGGGCGTGATCCGGAGGCTGGCCCGCCTCCTCAGGGAGGTGGCCCGGGGCCTCCCCGACCCCGATGAGGACCCCGACCTGGGGCCCTTCTGCACCTACCTGCGCCAGCGGTACGGCCGCCACGCCCTGGACCTCCCCCCCGAGGCCTGGGAGGAGGGCCTTTTGGCGCTCATCGCCGAGACCATCGCCGAGGGGTGGGACCGCTATGGGGCCCCCTCGGCCGCCCGGGATCCCGAGGGGGAGGGGTACATCGCCAGCGCCGAGGTGGGCCCGGAAACCGTCCTCGCGCGGGGCCAGACGAAGCGGGAGGCCTACCGGGAGGCCCGGAGGGCGTGGGTGAAGCGGCTTCTGGGAGGGTAGGCAACCCTACTTCCTTCCCCTCGGACTGCCAGACCCGTGCGGAGGTGCGGTTTCCCCTGGAGTCCGGGAAAAGCCCGTTTTGCTAAAATGCCTCTAGCCCCGCCTATCTGGAGAGCCTCGAGCTAGGGGCTATTGGAGGAGGTTCGCCTATGAACCGGAGCAAGTGGGCACTTTGGGGTTGATCCTGGTTTTGGGCCTCGTGGGATGCGGTGGTCAGGGGGGCGGGGACACCCGCACCGTCAACGCCTCCCTGGGGACCTGGAACTACGGGGGGCAGAACCCGGGCCTGGCCGTCATCCTTTGGGCGGACCTGCAGGCCCCCACCAGCCCGGACGGGTTTAAGGTGACCGTGACCGGCCCCAGCAGCGCCTCTCCCGTCACCTACGGTCCTTTTTGGAGTTCACTTTCCGGGCCCGTGTTCTGGTGGTTGCTTAGGTCCGGGGTAGTGCCCGCTTCAGGGGACCACACCATCAGCGCCACCCTCAACGCCAGCCAGAGCCTCAACCGCACCTTTAAGTTGGACGCCAACTCCACCTTGCCCCAGCCTCAGAACGTCACGGTCCAGGCCACCCAGAACAGCGCCACCTTTTCCTGGTCCTCCGTCTCCGGGGCCAAGTCCTATTTTGTGGAGCTCTGGCAGCTGGACAACCAAGGAAACCCGACCTCCCGATTGTTAACCTGGTACACCACGGCCACCCAGGTCCAGTTCACCCAGAACGCCGGTCTCCAGCTTCCCCCCGGGAACTACCGGGCCTGGGTCTTCGCCGCGTCGGTGGACCTGACCCAGCTTCGCCGCCCGGGCCAGGCCGCCCAGCTGGACCCCCAGATCAACTTCTCTGCGGCGTGGAGCCAGCAAGCCGTCCAGGTGCAGTCGGTTGGCACCTTGAGGGTCGTGCCCGCGCCTGACACCGCGCCCGTCCTTCCTCCCGAGCCGGACGCGGAAGGGGGGTTGTCCCAGTAGGGCGAAGGGGCCGGCTCTCCGATGGACCACCCTGGGAGGCCAGGGTGGCTTTCCTTTCGCGCCCACCTCCTTGCCCGGGCCCGGGAGTCCATTGAGGCTTACGGCCGCGAAGGCCGAGGGGAGGAGGCGGGGAAGACCCCCCTGGTCTACGCCCTACGCCCCCTTCCAGGGAGAGGAGCTCCGCCTGGTCGTCGTTCCGGAGGGCCCCATCCTGCCCGACCGGACGGCCTAGGCCCCCGTCTTCTCCCAGGTGGGGAGGGCCTCCAGGAGGAGGCGGGAGAGGGCCCTGGGGTCCGAGAGGCGCCGGCTGGCGTCCAGGATCTCAATCCCCAAGAGCCTTCCCTCCCTGTCCCAGTCCAGGGCTACCCCCGGGGCTACCTCCTCCACGGTGGCGGGGCCCTCCCCGAAGGCGATGTAGAGGGCATCGGCTTCCGGGTCGTAAGTGATTCGCATGCTTCCTCCTTTCAGAGACCCCCCTTGGGCAGGAAGTAGACGTAAACGGTGATGACCACTAAGGCGTCCTCTTCCTCCACGAAGATGGGCCGAACCTGCTTGGCATTGTAGCGCCGACCGTTCCACTCCCCCGCGAAAGGGAACTCTAGGGTGGCGCTCCACCTTCCCTCCAGGGCTGGCGCCCAGGGGGCTTCCCGTATGGCCCGCTCCACCTCTTCCTGGGTGGCTCCTCGGGCGAGGCGCATACGAGCGTGGGCGGTGAGCCGGACGGGCTTCTCCCGCACGCCCCTGAGCTTACCCAAGGAGGGCCGCCTTTGTCTGGGTGGCTAGGCCCTTCGGTGCGCCCTTCCGGAATCGCCCCAAGGGGGTGAGCGCCCGCTCAGCGCCGGGGGTGAGCGGTAAGCGCTCACCCTGAGCGCCTGGGTAGACTGCGGTCATGGACCACTCGGAAGGGGAAGACCTCGGCCAGACCCTCCTGCCCCCCCACCTGGCCGCCCGGGCCCTGGGGGTCTCCCCGGCCACCCTCCGGCGCTACGCCGCCCTGTGGGAGGGGGTGGTGGGCCCCCTGCCCCGGGACCCCCGGGGGGGCCGGCTCTGGCCCAAGGAGGCCCTGGCCCGCCTCCAGGCGGCCCGGGAGGCCCACCTGCGGGAAGGCCTCCCCCTGGAGGAGGCCCTGGCCCGGGTCCAGGGGGACTTCCCGGCCGCCGGCCTCGCCCTCCCCTCCGAGGGGGAGGCCCTGGCCCTCCTCCGGGCCCTGGCCGAACGGCTGGAGCGGGTGGAGGGGGAACTCCGGGCCCTGCGGGAGGAGAACGCCTGCCTCAGGGAGGCCTTGAAGGCCCTGGAGCCCCCGGTCAGCGAAGCTACCTTGAGGAGGCGGCCCTGGTGGCGGTTCTGGGGGCGGTGAGCCAGGGGGTTCGCACCTGGCCCGCCTACGCCTTGAGCTTTGGGGAAGCCTTTCCTTGGGGTTCTTGGGAACCTGGCCCTGGGAGCTTGCCCTAGAATGGGGGTTATGTGCAAAGACCCCGGCCGGATGAACAGCCGAGGCCTCTCCTCCCCAGGAGGCCTCCATCCTAACCCGGCCGGGGGAAGGAGGCAAGCGTGGAAACTCCAATCCGGCCGGGAAGCCTTCATCACGAGGAAGCCCGTAAAACCCTTGCCAGCATTCTGAACCTCCTCCAGAAGGACCGCGCCCTGGGGGAGAGGGCCCTCTCCCTCTTCGCGGCCTTCTACGGCCTCCCCCTGGAGGCCCTTCGCGCCCACCTCCTGGCCCCTCCCCCCCGCTCGGAGCGGGCCCGGGAGGCCTTCCAGCGGCCCTACCTCGCCCACTTCGCCCAGACCCTCCCCCGCTACCCCTACGCCACGGACGATCCCCAGGCGGGGGTGCGCGTCTACAAGCGGGAGAACGCCCTCAAGAGGGTCCACGTCCAGGTGGGCCACTACCCCCACGCCGTCTTGCGGCTCGTGGTGGACGTGGACCTTCCCTGGCCCCAGGCGGAGGA
It includes:
- a CDS encoding DUF2283 domain-containing protein, yielding MRITYDPEADALYIAFGEGPATVEEVAPGVALDWDREGRLLGIEILDASRRLSDPRALSRLLLEALPTWEKTGA
- a CDS encoding DUF4258 domain-containing protein — protein: MREKPVRLTAHARMRLARGATQEEVERAIREAPWAPALEGRWSATLEFPFAGEWNGRRYNAKQVRPIFVEEEDALVVITVYVYFLPKGGL
- a CDS encoding helix-turn-helix domain-containing protein; this encodes MDHSEGEDLGQTLLPPHLAARALGVSPATLRRYAALWEGVVGPLPRDPRGGRLWPKEALARLQAAREAHLREGLPLEEALARVQGDFPAAGLALPSEGEALALLRALAERLERVEGELRALREENACLREALKALEPPVSEATLRRRPWWRFWGR